A window of the Gemmatirosa kalamazoonensis genome harbors these coding sequences:
- a CDS encoding DUF5916 domain-containing protein — translation MSIDAKKLAFAGSILLTTLGRGGAAGAQVGDSAREAAPVRSPARAVRAERAERAPVIDGDDRDAVWRAAMPLGAFRVFDPTEDGEPTLRTEARLAFDARHVYVFVRAFDPHPDSIVSRLSRRDVRTPSDQIKVMLDSYHDRRTAYEFAVNPAGVKRDYYAYDDGVEDVTWDAVWDVATRVDSLGWTAEFRIPLSQLRFPRAGAHTFGVMVTRDVARTNERYSWPVYRRSRPGLPSQFADVAGFEGLGASGRLEAMPHVVATNRSATRPDGFARTQRQDLGADLKVGLGSNLTLDATVNPDFGQVEADPATVNLTAFETFFDERRPFFQEGTGIFSFGADATRLFYSRRIGRAPQLAALAPTDADVPGATTILGAGKLTGRVGNGLSVGALGAATGRERAGGATVEPAAAYSAARVQQDLRGGESGIGAMFTGVRRSLDAADAPYLRDEAYAGGVDLRHRFAGPFGGRYRLAASLAGSVVRGSAQSIARTQRSAVHYYQRPDAGLTYDSTRTALGGTALDLSASEVAGTWRFDASYSRLSAGFETNDLGFLSRADMQTASAGVRAVSSRPRAFWRNANASFDVVTQYTARGTPIASTVELAGYAQFASGAYLSADLWTDNAGAVYCDRCARGGPALRLSPATSLLINVSRDDRKRVVPYFAAIYTVGDGGRSTLWRVRPLVTLRPASNVNAQIGARYQRNRDATQWYANVTSGGTPRWLFARLDQHLLSFLGTLDVTATPTLSLQLYAEPFVSAGKYDDVRTLADPRARRYDDRFTPFPRTTEGFNSKQFNSTAVLRWEYRPGSTLFVVWSQGREQLDRDPGSFEAARDYRNLFGARPDNTLAVKLAYWIGR, via the coding sequence GTGTCCATTGATGCTAAGAAACTAGCATTCGCCGGATCCATCCTGCTCACGACGCTCGGCCGCGGCGGGGCGGCGGGCGCGCAGGTCGGCGACTCGGCGAGGGAAGCGGCGCCGGTGCGGTCGCCGGCGCGGGCGGTGCGGGCGGAGCGGGCGGAGCGGGCGCCGGTGATCGACGGCGACGACCGCGACGCGGTGTGGCGCGCGGCGATGCCGTTAGGCGCGTTCCGCGTGTTCGACCCCACCGAGGACGGCGAGCCGACGCTGCGCACCGAGGCGCGCCTCGCGTTCGACGCGCGGCACGTCTACGTGTTCGTGCGCGCGTTCGACCCGCACCCCGACAGCATCGTGTCGCGTCTCTCGCGCCGCGACGTGCGCACGCCGAGCGACCAGATCAAGGTGATGCTCGACAGCTACCACGACCGGCGCACCGCGTACGAGTTCGCCGTCAACCCCGCCGGCGTGAAGCGCGACTACTACGCGTACGACGACGGTGTGGAGGACGTGACGTGGGACGCCGTGTGGGACGTCGCGACGCGCGTCGACTCGTTGGGCTGGACGGCGGAGTTCCGCATCCCGCTGTCGCAGCTCCGATTCCCGCGCGCCGGCGCCCACACGTTCGGCGTCATGGTCACGCGCGACGTCGCGCGCACGAACGAGCGATACAGCTGGCCCGTGTACCGCCGCTCGCGCCCGGGCCTCCCGTCGCAGTTCGCGGACGTCGCCGGCTTCGAGGGGCTCGGCGCGTCGGGGCGGCTGGAGGCGATGCCGCACGTCGTGGCGACGAACCGCAGCGCCACCCGCCCCGACGGCTTCGCGCGCACGCAGCGTCAGGACCTCGGCGCCGATCTCAAGGTGGGGCTCGGGTCGAACCTCACGCTCGACGCGACGGTGAACCCCGACTTCGGCCAGGTGGAGGCCGACCCGGCGACGGTGAACCTCACCGCGTTCGAGACGTTCTTCGACGAGCGGCGCCCGTTCTTCCAGGAAGGAACGGGGATCTTCTCGTTCGGCGCCGACGCCACGCGGCTGTTCTACTCGCGCCGCATCGGACGCGCGCCGCAGCTCGCCGCCCTCGCGCCGACCGACGCCGACGTCCCGGGCGCGACGACGATCCTCGGCGCGGGGAAGCTCACCGGCCGCGTCGGCAACGGCCTGTCGGTCGGTGCGTTAGGCGCGGCGACGGGACGGGAGCGCGCCGGCGGCGCGACCGTGGAGCCGGCCGCCGCGTACAGCGCGGCGCGCGTGCAGCAGGACCTGCGCGGCGGCGAGAGCGGCATCGGCGCGATGTTCACCGGCGTGCGCCGGTCGCTCGACGCCGCGGACGCGCCGTACCTGCGCGACGAGGCGTACGCCGGCGGCGTCGACCTGCGGCACCGCTTCGCCGGCCCGTTCGGCGGACGCTACCGGCTCGCCGCGTCGCTCGCCGGCAGCGTCGTGCGCGGCTCCGCGCAGTCGATCGCGCGCACCCAGCGCTCGGCGGTGCACTACTACCAGCGGCCCGACGCGGGCCTCACCTACGACTCCACGCGCACGGCGCTCGGCGGCACCGCGCTCGATCTCTCGGCGTCGGAGGTCGCGGGGACGTGGCGGTTCGACGCGTCGTACTCGCGGCTCTCGGCCGGCTTCGAGACGAACGATCTCGGGTTCCTGTCGCGCGCCGACATGCAGACCGCGTCCGCCGGCGTGCGCGCGGTGTCGTCGCGACCGCGCGCGTTCTGGCGCAACGCGAACGCGTCGTTCGACGTCGTGACGCAGTACACGGCGCGCGGCACGCCGATCGCCAGCACGGTGGAGCTCGCGGGCTACGCCCAGTTCGCGAGCGGCGCGTATCTCAGCGCCGATCTGTGGACGGACAACGCGGGCGCCGTGTACTGCGATCGCTGCGCGCGCGGTGGCCCCGCGCTGCGGCTCTCCCCGGCGACGTCGCTGCTCATCAACGTCTCGCGCGACGACCGCAAGCGCGTGGTGCCGTACTTCGCCGCGATCTACACCGTCGGCGACGGCGGCCGCTCGACGCTCTGGCGCGTGCGCCCGCTCGTCACGCTGCGGCCGGCGAGCAACGTGAACGCGCAGATCGGCGCGCGCTATCAGCGCAACCGCGACGCGACGCAGTGGTACGCGAACGTCACGTCGGGCGGCACGCCGCGCTGGCTGTTCGCGCGGCTCGACCAGCACCTCCTCAGCTTCCTCGGCACGCTCGACGTGACCGCGACACCGACGCTGTCGCTGCAGCTCTACGCGGAGCCGTTCGTGAGCGCCGGAAAGTACGACGACGTGCGCACCCTCGCCGACCCGCGGGCGCGCCGCTACGACGACCGCTTCACGCCGTTCCCGAGGACGACGGAGGGCTTCAACTCCAAGCAGTTCAACTCCACCGCCGTGCTGCGCTGGGAGTACCGCCCGGGCTCCACGCTGTTCGTCGTCTGGTCGCAGGGCCGCGAGCAGCTCGACCGCGACCCCGGCTCGTTCGAGGCCGCGCGTGACTACCGCAACCTGTTCGGGGCTCGGCCGGACAACACGCTCGCGGTGAAGCTGGCGTACTGGATCGGGCGGTAG